The Carassius carassius chromosome 34, fCarCar2.1, whole genome shotgun sequence genome has a segment encoding these proteins:
- the LOC132114712 gene encoding fibronectin type III and SPRY domain-containing protein 1-like, with the protein MDDQKESLRKIITTLALKNEEIQNFICCLKQSLENLEANSNRVQEDLESEFTALHAVLDELKEGMVTRIKQERAGRTYELQSQLSACTKALESSEELLELANQTLCSSENDSFTEAAKGIKDSVTMAPAFRLSLKAKASDSMNHMMVDFSQERNILQAITFLPVPATPEIHVAECQVFDNTVTVVWTLPGSDSKIDHYILEYRRTNHEGPPRAREDYPWMVVEGIKETEYTLTGLRFDTRYMTFRVKACNKAVAGEFSELVTLETHAFVFKLDAGSAHQNLKVEDLSVEWDSSGGKVAVQDIRKEKNRTSSPMHSPARTAMMSPKRAPSARVGRDRFTAESYTVLGDTMIDAGQHYWEVRFDKESKVFAAGVALRSLGRFDQLGKSNASWCIHLNHWLQQSLTAKHNNKARTLDCPIPDRIGIYCNYEEGTLSFYNSRTKTLLHTFRTKFQQPVIPAFMVWNGSFSVQTGLQVPSIVLCGQKRNSNTSSSNASLT; encoded by the exons ATGGACGACCAGAAG GAGTCACTGAGGAAGATTATCACTACGCTGGCTCTGAAGAATGAGGAAATTCAGAATTTTATCTGCTGTCTAAAACAGAGTCTAGAGAACCTAGAG GCGAATTCAAACCGAGTGCAGGAGGATCTGGAGTCAGAGTTTACTGCTCTGCATGCTGTCCTGGATGAACTGAAAGAGGGCATGGTCACACGAATCAAACAGGAAAGAGCCGGTCGCACATATGAGCTACAG AGTCAGTTGAGCGCATGCACCAAAGCCCTAGAGAGCTCAGAGGAGCTGCTGGAATTAGCCAATCAGACGCTCTGCTCATCTGAGAATGACAGCTTCACTGAG GCTGCCAAAGGGATAAAGGATAG TGTGACTATGGCTCCAGCATTTCGTCTCTCCCTGAAAGCAAAGGCCAGTGACAGTATGAATCACATGATGGTGGACTTCTCTCAGGAAAGAAATATTCTACAGGCCATCACATTTCTTCCAG TGCCTGCTACACCAGAAATTCACGTGGCTGAATGCCAGGTGTTTGATAACACAGTCACAGTGGTGTGGACCTTACCTGGATCCGACTCCAAAATCGACCACTACATCCTGGAATATCGGAGAACAAATCATGAAGGTCCTCCTCGGGCTCGAGAAGACTACCCCTGGATGGTGGTGGAAGGGATAAAGGAGACTGAGTACACACTCACGG GCCTTCGTTTTGATACACGTTACATGACCTTTAGAGTGAAGGCATGCAATAAAGCTGTGGCGGGTGAATTCTCAGAGCTGGTTACTCTAGAAACACATG CGTTCGTCTTCAAACTGGACGCAGGTTCAGCCCATCAGAACCTGAAGGTGGAGGATCTCAGCGTGGAATGGGACAGCAGCGGTGGGAAGGTGGCCGTCCAGGACATCCGTAAGGAGAAGAACAGGACCAGCTCTCCTATGCACTCTCCTGCCAG GACAGCCATGATGTCCCCCAAAAGAGCTCCATCTGCTAGAGTGGGCCGGGACCGCTTCACAGCGGAGTCCTACACTGTCTTAG GAGACACAATGATCGATGCAGGGCAGCATTACTGGGAGGTACGGTTTGATAAGGAGAGTAAGGTGTTTGCAGCAGGAGTCGCTTTGCGGTCTCTAGGTCGCTTTGATCAGTTGGGGAAGAGTAACGCTTCCTGGTGCATTCACCTTAACCACTGGCTTCAGCAGAGCCTCACAGCCAAGCACAATAATAAAGCCAGAACACTGGACTGCCCCATTCCCGACCGCATCGGCATTTACTGCAACTACGAAGAAG GCACATTGTCTTTTTACAACTCTAGAACCAAAACTCTTCTTCATACCTTCAGAACCAAGTTCCAGCAGCCTGTTATACCAGCCTTTATG GTGTGGAATGGGAGTTTCTCTGTGCAGACAGGCCTTCAGGTACCCAGCATCGTGTTGTGCGGTCAGAAGCGAAACAGTAATACGAGCAGCTCTAATGCCAGCCTTACTTAA
- the LOC132114713 gene encoding transmembrane gamma-carboxyglutamic acid protein 1-like, producing the protein MGAVFLPADAAHSVLRRLPRANFFLEEIKQGNIQRECREEICNYEEAREAFENDEKTRRFWEEYQRESSPRPGGLESIAGGIHSLYLILPLLLVLLLIAAVSITVWRCHSRKRYQQSPAIGRPQRDTALSVVSMDQSGRHYHPDISPHSEISAHSSPAYPGADLTPGRGSQGDPPPSYEEAVGHTDIQIEAEPPPQYEDIISNHSNTVIISQGK; encoded by the exons TGTTCCTGCCAGCAGATGCCGCGCACTCAGTGCTGCGGAGACTCCCGAGAGCAAACTTCTTCTTGGAGGAGATAAAACAAGGGAACATCCAGCGAGAATGCAGGGAGGAAATCTGCAATTATGAAGAAGCCAGGGAGGCGTTTGAGAATGATGAAAAAACG AGGCGTTTCTGGGAGGAGTACCAGCGTGAGAGCAGCCCCAGGCCTGGAGGACTGGAATCCATCGCTGGTGGCATTCATTCTCTGTACCTGATCTTACCCCTGCTGCTGGTTTTGCTGCTCATTGCTGCAGTTTCCATCACGGTTTGGAGATGCCACTCACGCAAAAGATACCAGCAAAGCCCTGCCATTGGGCGTCCACAAAGAGACACAGCCCTATCAGTGGTGTCCATGGACCAGTCGGGTCGGCACTACCATCCTGACATCAGTCCTCACTCAGAGATCAGTGCCCACAGTAGCCCAGCCTACCCTGGTGCTGACCTCACACCTGGGCGGGGCAGTCAGGGTGACCCGCCCCCTTCATATGAGGAAGCTGTGGGGCATACAGATATACAGATTGAAGCGGAGCCTCCACCACAATATGAAGACATCATCAGTAACCACAGTAATACAGTTATCATCTCCCAGGGAAAGTGA